Part of the Ammospiza nelsoni isolate bAmmNel1 chromosome 6, bAmmNel1.pri, whole genome shotgun sequence genome is shown below.
AACCCCACTTGCTTAAGAAGCATCTGGAGCATCTCCCTCCATATGTAAAGctgaagtattttatttccAGTGCAGACTTCTCAGTCACATAATGcaatagcaattttttttcagatttataGTCCCAGGAGTGAGACACTCATCAGTTATTCCATACACAAAGTACTATTTCCCATCATACCAACTCGGCACAGGCTCATGGTCAAGTCTAGGAAAGgtgatttttcctcttttccactTAAAACAATATTCTCTACAGCTGTCAAGTTTTAAAAAACACCTCTGAAAATAACCAATACCTCCCTTTTGCTCTCCCACCTTTGTGTCACAGTACCTGTCCCCTTATAGACCAGGAGTCCATTTGGCCCTCTGAAATCAATGGTATCTCCAATCTTCATGTTATCTAGATACTGGGACATCTTCCCACCTTCTGGAAACTTGGGGTTCACATTTTTGTGGTAGATCTGTAAGAACAATTATTTGCACATTATCAACCACTACCTTTGCTGCAGACAGTTATCTGTAGAACATAATTCTGCAAGTCTGAAATTCAACACCTGAGAAATAAATCCAGGCAATTCTTTGCTCTCAGTTATCTCTTGAGCCTTGCAACAGGAAGCAgccaaaaaaagtaaaatgtgcTATTGGGCACgtgtccctctgctccctgcaaaCAGGGATAACAGGGATGGGTGGCAGGCAGATTAtgcactgctgctctcatttCACTATTATGCCACCCCATTTTTGTGGCTGTTCCTTCTGAAAACAGCACTGCTGCATCTTTTCCTTCTAAACCTTTCCTAGTCAGCCACACAACAAGCCATACAACAGCTTTTTCAGCTTTCAAAGCATGTAAGAAGCATTAAGCAGCTCATAACAATTCACCACCCTTGTAACACAAAGAAGAGAAcatgcaaaaaataattttaaaaaagcctggATTTTTGCCTAAGGACAAATGCTATCATAGAAGAGAATTAGGAAATCCAGAAGTGCTGGGATCAGATAATCCTGCATCCCCTGGCTTAAAGGATTTCCCTTGTGTGACTTGTTTTCTGCTTAGAGCTGTTTGCATTAAGCAgtagcagcagcacaggcatcTAGAGGGAGAGAGATCAGTATCCATGCACTGCTTAGTAAAAGATATTAGGGAAACTCCCAAAGTATTGCCAGGGAAGCAATTCTCTCCTCCCTCTACTCTTCCTCTGCCATCCCTCAGTGCCACACAGCAGATACACAGGACACAACTTACTATTCAAGGGCAATGAGGTGTTTGCCATGCAGTCACCCTATTTGAAAAATAGGAGATTTGATGAAAAcgaaatttaataaaatttgaattaaagACAACGAAATTTGATTACTAAATCAAAACAAACTATTTCACTAAAATGAAGTGCTTGCTCTCCTTCCAGTTAGCAACTCATCTCTCATAAAGGAAACCAAAATTTACCTTTATAATTAAATCAACATAACCTTTTGCCTCATCACTGGAAACAGGGGTATAGGCTCGAACCACCAGATTCCCATCAATTTTTGCAGAAAGGTAAACATGCTGGCCTGGGGAGAAAGAATTACAATCTGATTATCTTTTTCACCCCTGGAGGACAAGAGAGACAGGCAGGTATTGTAACCTGCTTGTGTAACACATGCAATGACAGAGAAAATCTTTGCCATACAAATGCTGCACCAATCattcagtttcttttcctttttcagcacagagcaggaatcTCCCAGGAAGTAATGCAGTTTCAGGATCTTATTCATAAATTCTTAAGAATGAACCTGGATAAACACATGCACTGCAGAGCACATCTCAGCTGGTTTACCATTTCTCTAGCTGATTCCATTACTCTTTTCCATACAAGCCAGAACAGAGTTTGGAGAAAAACAGGCAGCATGCAAGGACATGCTCAGAGCATGGAATGGGATGACCCTGACACCTGCCATCCAGCTCAGGGAACTGCCAAACAGTGCAGAACAAACAGAGCCACATCTGCAGATCAGAGAGAGACTTTCCCCCACAAAGATTTTCACTGATTCAAGGTCCAAGGTTCAGTGCTATCAGTGTTCCGGGGTACAGGAAAGAAGGCCAATCCTAGGCTGAAATTCATGCTACAGAACTCCAGATAAAGGTGCATGGAAATGTGTGTAATTCAAAGGGAAATGCATGCACAGGAAAGGCTCTGAATATTCCAGAGTTGCCCCCTTTCTCCTTTACAAGTATCTGTATTTGCCAAAACCATGAGGGCAATTGCCAATAGACTGAGGGGACCAGATGGAAGTAAAATGCAAataagaaatatgaaaaaactTTGACATTTACTACTACTCCTGCTTATATCCTGACTGGTGACAAATTCCATCAGGCTCAGTTCTATCTCACTGCTCTGTTTCCAGCCTACACCACACAACTGGACAAAGCACCCACAAAAGATCAGAAATACAAGCCCTCTAGGAAACCTGACATTTCTCTCTGAGACAGCAGCATTCAGATGCAGCTTTCAACTCTCTGCTTTGCTGAGCCTTAAATTCACAGTCAGAAGTCCAAGAACTGTGAGAAAccagaaataaaagtaattgtTTACAGTACTTACCTACAGGTAATCCTAATACATGATTTGTTGAGGGTAGCCCGAATCTGAATTTCTTAGTATCGTGACTGATTTCCTAAAAAATCCAAGGTTAGAATAAGGTCAGTATCACCACTACTTTGAATTTCAAACTCTACTCAACACAATATGCTTCAGCAAGCCTGCTCTTTGTTAGCATGCAAGCCAAACGCTGGGAAAGAACACAGAAACAGCTTTGAAAAACAAAGTAGAAATAACCAGGAGTCTCAGAAGCAGTCCTTACTTCCACAAGGAGTGACTTTTGCCTGCCTGCACAATCCCTACAGCCTCTTTACATAGATAAAACCAGGAAACTCTGTGCCCAAGGCCAGTGAGCACATTGCATATTTGCAGACAAAGATCAGGCAACACAGCCGTGCAGCAGCTCCGGGCTCGCTTCTCACGGTGCACCCTGGCCAGGATCCGAGGGAGCAACACAGCCAGCATGCGAACATGCAAAGCAGCGGGAAACAGCAGCTCGCAGCACGCCATAAACGCTTTTACACACCCTGCTCTACCCTGGGGGCATCACAGCGTGGCTGCGGGGGGCACAGCCATCCTCGGACGGCTCCGCGCCCTGCTCTGGGGATTCGATCCCTGGGGTAGCCCAGGGCCAAGAGCCTCCCAGACCAGCGCATCCACTGCCCTCGGAGCCCCGACgccccatgtccccagagcCCCGGGCACCTCCTTGTCCAGCAGCCGCAGCGGGTACTTGGCCAGCGGGTCCTGCAGGGTGACGGGGCCGCTCGGCCTCCGCGCCGTCCCtcggagcagcagcagcagcagcgccgaCGCCGCCACCACGGCCACGGCGATGGCCACAGGCGCTCCCTGGCAGGAGAAGAAGGGCAGGCGGTGAGGGCACGGCGGCTGTGAGGGGCACGGCACGGCCCTGAggggcacggcacggcacggctctccccagccccagcccagcccttaCCGCAAATGCCTCCATGGCGGCCTCGCCCGCAGCTCCCGCGGCGCCGGGCCCGCTCAGATTCCGCCTCCTGATCCTTCCTCGGGTTCCTCCTCCCGGTTCCGCCTCCTGATCCTCCCTCGCCTTCCTCCTCCCGGTTCCGCCTCCTGATCCTTCCTCGGGTTCCTCCTCCCGGTTCCTCCTCGTGTCCCGCctggggccgggcggggccgaGCCCGGGCCGTGAGGGGAGCCCCGCTCCGCCCTCAGCCCGGGCGGGTCAGGCTGCCCCGGGAGCCGCGTTCTTGGTGTCACAGAATCGATGAGATTGGGAAAGAGCTCTGGGACCACCGAGGCCAAAGTGTGACCGGACACCGCCGTGTCAAGCAGCccgtggcactgagtgccatgtctggcctttccttaaacacctccggggacagggaccccgcgggcagccccttccagtgcttCACAGTTCTTTCTACCAAGAAATAGAAAAGGagggtgtgaaaaatgcatgtgttttatgattggcttttcgcaaatattaaaatgaatattatatgtgttgtcgtagaaagtaatgctgtattaaggctcttaagtactgtgttaaatatagttttaggttataacataatgttaaaatagaaactatgttaAGTAAGATACTTTTTTCTAAAGAGAGGACTTGCAGTGAGATAgaagccacaggacacctgaatctctcagagaaagagaatttattgctcctttatcagaagaaatgaacttcttcccgcccGCCTTGAAGGTGcttgtcaggattcagaggaagttgatgaagaccagacagaatcctgtgtttgaatggaatttatgcatcatgtatgaggtgtatgaatatgcaacaggttattgtttttaagggttaatcctctgttgacgtgggtcctttttcgggctcatgctgcccagaaaaaggtacccgtATGTCCAaaactctttgtatttattgtctggtattgtcctaattcaatttgtccaaattgttattactctaattgtattactatttttataagcattttattactattaaacttttaaaattttaaaaacaagtgattggcgtttttcacagaGGGCAACAAAGTCGAGCTGGTCAGTTCAGATGAAGAAATAGCAGCATTTCTGTGCACCCAACACGTGGCAATTAATGGATTCctaaatgagaaataaacctGCCCTCGTGCCACTTCTGGAAAAGTGCAAGGGAAGTAAAGTGAGGGTAAAAGAAAACAGGGAAGATCCAATgagaatgggtttttttttgttctcttggGCAGACCCACAGTGGGACAAGGATCAGGAAAGAAATATGAACCCTGTTGAAAgtaatgtttgggtttttttttttactaggaaaagcacaaaaggcCAACAACAAGCCGCCAAGCAAAAAGTTAGTGCCATAACAATCGAATCAAAAGCAGACATTTTAAGATAGAATTTAAGATAAGAATTTTCATAAGAGGTACCAATTTATTGCTGCATTCAATATCATCACAGCTGACATCACCTGTAGTTCTTCCCACACAATTTTTTCTATTCTGAACACATCCACTTGAAATCCTTGTCTTAAATTAATAAACAGATGAAAGTCACTGTGTTCCTGTCATGCAAAACAGAACAGCAGCCAAGAGATAATCCACATCTGCTCCCAGCATAAACTGATACAGTCAGCTAATGGCAATTTCCACCACAACCAAACATTAACAGGCTTCTATGATAAAAATTTACAAAGGATATTTTCCCTCTATTTCTCTCTAAAGATCTTTTCAGAGAGCTTAGCAAAGATAGAGCACACATACTCTATCAATAATGTAACACAGCGGTTAATCTGAGTCACTGAATCTCAATTTCCCCATAATCCTTCCACTGTTAAGTATTTTCATAGCTTCACAAAAAACCTCATGCTCAAGATTTTGTGGGCTTTTGCCTCAAACTTTACGGTGAAGAGAAGAAAGTGGAGAAATATGTTTACCTTATTCATTGGAGAATAAAATCAGTGAGATTATTGTTTTCCCAGCTACAGAATAAAactgaaagtttaaaaaaccTAAAGAACTAAAGTTCaaaactaataaaataaaaaagggatgTTTGCTGGTATCAAATGCTTGTATGGGAAAAACTCTCTAAATATCAACAATATTAGTTTTCCCACTAATATCAACAAAAACCAAGTGAGATATCTAGTTATTATCTGGACCATTGAGTCAAAGAAGGATTATTCTTTTGCTACCTGGTGTACTATCCTACTAATCTAGTTTTAAACACTACAGCTGAGAGCAGAAGGGTCTGCAAAGCTAATTGGAGCCTGTCACCACAGATTTCTGCATAAGCAGCCTTTTGGACATTAATTAAACTGCTAGTTACAAGTTAATGCATAGATTAATTAGGATAGCTATCAGTTCTTGTGTGCTCCCTTGGCCTGtaacacctgtcttttcaaacacttttgTTTAAACACCAAACAATTTGTAAAACCAGAAACTGTCTTAAAAATATGCTGCAGTATTTTTCGAGTCTCCAGCACTACATTCAAGAACATGCTTGGCTCATGTGGctcattttccctcttttccttttgaaaatggATTAACAGAGTGTCAGAAGGCTGCAGGTAACTCGTGACTGCTCCAACACACATGTGAAAAGCCAGAGTCTCAGTTCAGGTAAATCAGCAGTAAATTCCCCAGAGTAAGTATCAGCTACTCTGGGATCTGTTCATCAGTCCAAGAAACCTGCATGCTCCcaccaaattttgtttttaatgataTTTGTGCTTTGGGAATGTTTTACAATGGGATCCATCAGAGCTGTTCTTTTTGCAGTCACACAATGAAAATGAGGAGctctgaaaaaaacagaataaaacaggGTAAACTCTGCAAAGACCATCAATGAAGACAGGCTATAAACTTGTCAAAGTGGACTCAGCTGCCACCACGTGTCagttcctgctcctctgcttcctcccaACCCTGAGAAATGAAGCTGCAAAGccacagcagggaaaacatTCATCCACACATGAAATGCATTAGAGAGTGGGATAATAACAATAATACAActgaaagaaatattattttcagaAGTTACTGCTGATTtaagtttgtttcttttttgggCATTCAGCTGGGGATATTTTAAACAGCCAAGATCTCAGGGAGTGCTGGACACCCAAATATAAAAATGACACcctggaaaagacctcaaatTAATCATCTAACAATAGCTAAAGGATTCatttaatggttgtttttgttggttttttttttttttcatacataCCACTACTATTAATATTCTTCTTGACCCAGTCAAAAAAAAACATTGGTGTATTCTCCTGGGTAGTTCTTCCTTCCACATGCCAAGCCCCAGCCAGTGATTCCATGGAGAGTGTAAAACCCGAGTTGTCTCCTGAAGGACAAGCTAATGGGCCTCCACAATCACCCcgtgaaaaatgccaatcacttgtttttaaaatttttaaagtttaataaaaacaagaaaatggttataaaaatagcaatataattagagtaataataatttggacaatttggattaggacaatatgagacaatagaaacaaagagttaggGACAGgccaggtacctttttctgggcaaaataagcccagaAAAGggacccacattaacagaggattaacccttaacaGCAACAGCCTgctgcatattcatacacctcatgcatgatgcataaattccattcaaacacaggattctgtctgggcagtgtcagcttctgaATCCTGATggcatcttcagggctgagcaaagcaggaagaagttcatttcttctgataagggagcaataaattcttttttcttaaagattcaggtgtcctgtggctgctatctcagtgcgagtcctctctttaaaaaaatgtatcttgCACAgaatagtttctattttaacattttgttataacctaaaactatatttaacacactacttaagatAATCAATACAGCATAACTGTCTAACATAACAtctataatattcattttaatatttgcaaaaagccagtcataaaatacatattttttacaACCCTGCACAAGGACAAAGGAACCTTGTCCTGAGCCACCATCACTCctgctgtttttaaaatctcagtTCAGCAAGGAGAGATCCCAGCTGCTAACGTGCTTGgggttttccatttttaaaagacaaagaaagGTACAACCTTTGTTGAAGGGAAGTAACTCTTTTTGCAATATGGGTAATTAATATTTGACTGCTAAGGAGTCTTTCACTGTAAATCACCACAGCCTGTTTGCAAGAAAACAGTTTCGGGAGGTTTTACGCTTCCCTTTCTGGAACTCACCTGGCCCAGGGGTAACTTGGTCcttgccttcctgcagagggaaTCCTGCACAGATCATGCCCAGGGTCACTTTCCTGGGAAGGTTTATGTAATATGTCAGGCCCCAGGATGGGgacttccagctgctgcagttttttccccttttctctgtcTTGAGTTAAAAGCCATCATCCAGTAGAGGCATGAATTAGTGGTTCCAGAAGGAAGCTTTACCCCTCTCCTTGTCAAATGGTCTCAATCTAAATTACCTGATTTCTCTCCTCCCACCCATATATCTATTTTGCAATAGATACAGCTGTGCTGTCCATTAGCCTGTACAAATGTGTTCTTTGGTTGCTGACAtagttacaaaagaaaaaaaaaattcctggaaGCAAAAAATATCAATAATATTAACTTTTAGACAAAGTACCTGGAAAATTGTATCCGGAGTGGGAAACATACGTAAAATGAAATCTAACGTTCTACGGCAGATAGAGAAGGAATTCATGTTTCTTGagagaaacacaagaaaataaGAATCACATCCTCATATGTGTGTATTTATAAATACACACCTTTATATTAcaaagtagtttaaaataatgcaGTATTAAAGACCAGCTCTAAATTTCCCCTGCAGTATATGAGAAGTAATTGCCTTGAGCTACAggttgaaaaataaagaaattcagtactttttttaatgaactgaAAGCAGGATTAACATGCCATATCACTCCAACATCTGTTGttcaagcagaaaaatatttctagtgTAAGTGggtttcacttttttccccttatggttttcttcatttcagatttctttctccctcctttttcgCCCTGTTGGTTTTTCCTGGaaagttttttttgttgttgttgttgttgtctaGATCGGGATATGTGCCGccatttatttctgttgaaCAAATCTAAAATTTGAATGGACAGCCTGGCAACTGAGTATTTCCCTCCAAAGCCCATATTTCTGCTAGAGGATCTTCATAAAACTGAGCTAGAGAGTGAAAACTTTTTAACATGTCTGTTCTCCAAAAGCTAACATATAGACAAAAGGACTGTTCCAGCACAGAATGTGGTATTTAAAACACAGCCACAACATGCCCAAGCAGCAAAGACTGCATACCTGCTTCAGGTGACCCCACCCTGTGACCACACACATCCTCGAGggctccagcacctcctccctggaTGGGGGTGAATTCCAATTCACACAGGGGGTGAATTCCAAGAGCTCAGCCAgttgcagcagggctgcagtgtcAGAGTTAAAGTTTGAGTGTATAAAATTCTGCTTGATGGACCTTTTCTAGGAAACCAAAGACATTGACATTTTCTGAAAGACTTGGGAGTGTGAGGCTTTAAGTAACTTTGGTTTTATAAATTTCCAAGATGCCTTAAGAAGGGAACACATTTAAAAGCAGCTCCAGAAACCACCAGCTTTCTGATATTAACAAGTCAAGATTTTGCATCTGTGACATGGAACAGGGAACATGCAGAAAATTCTATCCAGCAAGGGTAGGAGGAGAGCCTTGGAAAAAACATTTATCCAGTGCGAGCCAAGTGGCAACTTGTGCCCTAATCTTTCTGTCTTGGTGACAGTGACCAGTGAGCACAGAGACAATGCACCTCTCATTCACATCCTCTGGAATTCTGAGCTCTGGAACTCAGTGAAGGCACAGATCTGTGCTGACAGGCACACAAAAGCTGTTGTGTAAATGCAGATTAGGATCAGGCTGCTGGATTGCTTCATCACGGGGGATTTGGGAATCGCATTTACattaaaaactattttgaaaAAGCGAGCAGCTGTGACAGCCCATCCTTGGGCAAGGACTGCTCCTCCACAGATGTGCTCATCTGCAGTTTGCACACTGGGCTGCAAATTGTAAAGTGTGCAAAGGCCACGAGGAGGGCACAGCTTCTTCACCTCCAGTTTTCCTCCTGAAGAGGAACCTGTGCTGATTTGAAGGCATTCCACAAGCATCCTCTGAAACAGAAAGCACTGATGTTCCAAGGAGTCTTTAGAGGTTGGGTTAACACTGGGAGAAGTAAAGAACATTCCAGTTAAGGGCAACACCACAGTGTTTCAAGCTGCCTTTTTTACTAAATCTTCCAATTTCTCTCATTTAATAGGATCCAAATGTTTAGACCACCACGAGGAGATGATCCTAGCAAAAACAGAGCTTCACCAAGATGAAAGCTAGCATTTACCTTCAGAAGTTTTAGCCTCAAACCTACAATGAACAGGGACTCATCCAGTTTTCTATAGACTACTAGAGGGGGAAAGGGCAGCTCTAAAATGCTGATTGTTATTTTCAATTACTCTGTAGTCTTTGCAATTGTTTTCACCAAGGGAAGTAGGTATAAACTGACATAAAAGCTGAAATGTTATTGAATAGCTGTACATCACTTAGCAATCTGagggaaacaagaaaaattagGTTCTGCTAAAGTCAAAGCATGTAAATGTCActgtgcatatttttatttcctcaaaaTATCTTCCTAAAAAAGTCTGGCCCAACTGCAACCATTAGGTATTTTGAGAATTTATAGTCCAAAAGGTACTCTCTATTCCCATGAAGGAAGCATAACTGAGGTTGTCTTACCTGTTATAacctttatttcttctttagtaacattcatattttcaaaatcttAGTCTTTAGTTgaattcaaaatatttgaatCTAGCAAATGAGGGTGGTCAGTGTGTTAGCAGGATGTCTTGAGTAATATTTGTATTATAGaataacttttatttccttatttatttttgtagaaGAAGCAGATTTCTCTTGTAGGGATGTGTGCTATTACAGCATTAAAGTGCTATTTAAAATGTGCCACAAACACAACTTCCAGCTTTTAGCCAGATTCATTGTTTGTCTTCACCATTCATTAGGTCTTTGTTTAATACCTGAAGAGGTTcacaatcctttttttttcactgaaataatttgttaGATGAGAATCTCCTAGagcaaaataattctgaatatCCAGTCCACTGAAGAGGCCTTTGTGCTGCCCCAAGGAGGCATTTTCCCAAGTTTCTATTTAGTTTTCTGTTCCCTGTTAGATGAACAAAGGAGACTGTAGCTCTGAATCCTGCAAAGGTCTCTGTCTCATCAGGGTGGAAGACAACCAGCATCACAGTGGAGGAAGCTTGGAGCACATGCTGGTAGGGCAAATCCACAAGACTCAACTAAAAATGAGGAAGCAAAGGCTCACTAAATAATTAACAGGTGCTTTTTAACCCTTCTCTCTTTCAACAGTGGGTGCAcaattttttctgtgtattcCAGACAGGAAGGTAAAAAGCAACCATGACCAAGAGATAGGCAGGCTGAGGCTGAAGGGCTGACCTGTTCCTGGCAGCCTGTTCAGAAGTTTCCTCATCAGAACAAGGAGTCTCTGGCATCATTTCACAACAGTCTGTTCCAGCACCCACAAACTTCCTTACAAATGAAACACCCCAGCTATCTGATTTTCCCTAATCTGAGCACCAGCTTCAAGCAAGTGCTGAGAACAGTTTTTTGGGATAGGATTTCCTCTCATTCACTATAAGCCAAGtgggaaaaaattttaaaattacatgaaTAATGCTCTGGAGTGATGAACAGACTCTGAAAAGAAGATGTCTTGGGTGCTTTATGTGTGATCATTCCTATAGACCCAAATTACTGTGCTATGTATTTTCTTCACTGGAACCAATTCAGAACTGCATTTCACACAGAATTTAAACACTCAATTGTTCACTTCAATGTGGCTTTGCCTCTCTAAGCTGAGAAGAATTAGCAATACCTGCAAGCATTTTTCAAGGTACTGAAACTAGTACCATAATATTACCTCAGACTCTACAAGCAAGTTTACCTTGGTCAACAGGGCTAGTGAAagtcataaaataaatagaacatccccaaaataaaaaatcaaaagtcAAAccaattttctcttcttttcccacATCTTCATACACAGTCATGGCATCATAGGACCAATCTTCACTCTCTTCTACTTCAAAAGGCTGGTATGTAagctttaaatttaaaaatgaaagagtGAACCTTGTTTTGAAAGTCATATGGAAAAAATTCAAAGATGTGCAGGGTCTTTAGGATTGTGAGTGATTCCTGCAAGGTTCGGACATTCAGACCTCTCACAGGTGatacataaatattaaattttctaGAAGAATCTGTCATGATGAAATTTAACCCAGGAAATCCTATTTTACCTTAACCTAAAGGACAAATCCAAACTTATCTGGGGTGGATAGTGATTCCTCTTTACTGCATCCAGCAGCATCATTCATGCTCATGTTGCTTGATCTTGCACATTATTTGGCTTAAACTTACCAGGAAGAATATCTGGTGTAAGAGCTTTGTAGGTAATGGAAAATCTAGTTCCATAATCCTCATCATTAGGAACAAATTTCAGCCTGATGCTATTGAAGCCAATCAAAAGAGGTAATGCAAGATCTCCTCCACAGAATTTCCCTGAAACATAACATTAGAGAATAATCACTGTTCAAAGCCTTCAGTTACTTGAGAAAACTTGCATGTACCATTTTTAATACTTAGCTATCAAATTTTAGGATTAAAGAGAAGTTTCCTATTCATCCTTCTACTTTCCTTATTAATCTGTTAACCCAGATAGATTCACActattaaaaattgaaaatcatTGACACCAGAAATGTGATGCAGTTTCCTACCAGGCACTTTCCAGCCTCTTCTGCTCCCacactctttttcttttatttcagatcCTACATCTCAATGATAAAGCAAGTGAAACAATCAgccaccacctcactgggtgCCCTTGCTGTTGGAATAAGGAGTGCTCTGACAGGTTATAGAgctcaaaggtcttttccagcctggatgaCTGCTTCAAAAAACAAGGGGACAAAAACTCACCCACAAGTCTGTCATCCTTTGAACAGACTGATAAAGAATCATAGTCAcagaaaaagggggagaaacAAAGCCATGTGTAATTCCCTTCTGGAATTACAAATAGAGTCCATACACACAATCTGGAATAAGAAATCAGTTCCCATTCATAAAAATGCAACCAAAACCTACACTTGCATGGGGAATATTCTCTGGGGGAAGACACTGTTTTTTCTGCTTACTGATGGTTTTGATAGAACTGTTCAGGCCTTCCAGGAAAATGTAATTCCCCTTCATTACTGCAGTGTTTTCCATCCTGAACACTACAAAACGCTGTGAGTTAAATCATAATGGAAGGAATTAGGTTTGACACATATGCAATCAGCTGTTCCACAAAAATCTCACACCTGGAGGATATTGTGAGACAGGGTTGCTGAGTTGCACTTTGTTTCTGCTGGCAGACTGATGCTGTGTTTTCTCCTTTCACTCTTTTATTTGGAATTCTGGTAAATCAGCTTTAAACCCCATCATCTGGGAGCAAGAATAAAGCCCTGCCAATGGACTCTCATTTCTTTTGTAAATGGCAGTGCTTATTTCTTACCTTAAAGAAACTCTTGGCAACATGAAGATTTCagtagaaataattttcagcGAGGAAAAATGGATACCCCAGAGCATAACAAAAGTGTTCATGGCAGCCCATGTGAAATAATGCCCTTGGTTATGTTACAGCAGGAGACTTTTGCAACAGTTCAATGTGCtgtaaaaaattactttaataaaGGAAGCAGAAGCTTTCCTCTTTGGTCAAGTGTCAGCAGAAACTCAACACCACAAAAATCATCTCCTCTTGcccttccttctccttgcaAGGTAACCCAGTGAGAGCAGCATTTATCAACAACTCTGTAAACACAAACAAATTTAAGGAGTCAAGTACTTATTAGATTATTGcacctgcagcatcctgggAAGACCAACAAAAGCTggcaaaaatgttttcaaaaaggTTTCTTCCTTTATGAATT
Proteins encoded:
- the LOC132074119 gene encoding NADH-cytochrome b5 reductase 2 yields the protein MEAFAGAPVAIAVAVVAASALLLLLLRGTARRPSGPVTLQDPLAKYPLRLLDKEEISHDTKKFRFGLPSTNHVLGLPVGQHVYLSAKIDGNLVVRAYTPVSSDEAKGYVDLIIKIYHKNVNPKFPEGGKMSQYLDNMKIGDTIDFRGPNGLLVYKGTGTFLIKPNKKSEAEKLFAKHLGMIAGGTGITPMLQLIRQITNDPRDSTKCYLLFANQTENDILLRAELEDIAKRHPEQFVLWYTLDRPPKDWKYSSGFVTADMLKAHLPPPGSETLILMCGPPPMIQFACQPNLDKLGYPKSSTFAY
- the LOC132074220 gene encoding LOW QUALITY PROTEIN: ovochymase-2-like (The sequence of the model RefSeq protein was modified relative to this genomic sequence to represent the inferred CDS: inserted 6 bases in 4 codons; deleted 2 bases in 2 codons; substituted 1 base at 1 genomic stop codon), whose product is MKVLIKKGRPLLCQGKPGGWSLAGVISWGXGCACSWRGNEKNKHYNRGSLGMFPDLSMLLCWRKHSISLPAETKCNSATPFCSVQDGKHCSNEGELHFPGRPEQFYQNHQLCVWTLFVIPEGNYTWLCFSPFFCDYDSLSVCSKDDRLVGKFCGGDLALPLLIGFNSIRLKFVPNDEDYGTRFSITYKALTPDILPGKFKPNNVQDQLTYQPFEVEESEDWSYDAMTVYEDVGKEEKIVESCGFALPAVLQASSTVMLVVFHPDETETFAGFRATVSFVHLTDSNILNSTKDXDFENMNVTKEEIKVITEDACGMPSNQHRFLFRRKTGGEEAVPSSWPLHTLQLQPSVQTADEHICGGAVLAQGWAVTAARFFKIVFNKRSIKQNFIHSNFNSDTAALLQLAELLEFTPCVNWNSPPSREEVLEPSRMCVVTGWDREKGKKLQQLEVPILXGLTYYINLPRKVTLGMICAGFPLQEGKDQVTGDCGGPLACPSGDNXGFYTLHGITGWGLACGRKNYPGEYTNVXFFDWVKKNINSSELLIFIV